A portion of the Flavobacteriales bacterium genome contains these proteins:
- a CDS encoding GEVED domain-containing protein gives MTVSSITMTTSTASWNVSTDNIGVTGYEVSLKGTVVGTVSGTTFNLTGLSALTAYAVKVRAKDAAGNYSAYTADATFTTPDTEAPTIPTNLTVSSITMTTATASWNASTDNIGVTGYEVYLDGALVATVNGTTYNFTGLNAFTNYTVKVKAKDGAGNSSAFTADETFTTLDTQAPTIPTNLAISSITATSATASWSASTDNAGVTGYEVYLDGTLVTTVNATTYNFTGLNATTNYTVKVRALDGAGNQSGFTADETFTTLANSISYCAASGNYQNYEFIDLVKLGSLNNVSGQEANGYGDYTNMNTNLYKGSSSTMQLSAGFTYGSYSEKWRVWIDLNQNGTFENNERMVQTSTNNAAIKTVNFTIPASAMTGATRMRVIMKYGSYPQSCGTFTWGEVEDYTVTILEDTQAPTIPANLVVSNISFDQADLSWDASTDNSGVVSYEIYDHNHNLLGTTNNTNYTLTGLSAVTNYQVYVIAKDLSGNNSLASTLESFTTLSIPYCDSKGNYQNYEYIDFVGIKSISNATSSDNGYGDFTSQIAQVTNGETVTLTLSAGFAYSNYSERWRVWIDYNQNGTFENNEKVVQGVTYNGNNYSYSFTVPNNALEGNTRMRVVMKYGSYPNPCGNYTWGETEDYTINISKKEGLEGKYAGPGYDLGEELTDSELDINVYPNPAQDLLNIESVNAQSYRIHDLSGRVVKQGAFARKISINDLPNGNYILITSDGRGEQQTRFVKM, from the coding sequence TTGACGGTTTCATCAATCACGATGACTACATCAACTGCTTCATGGAATGTTTCTACAGATAATATTGGTGTTACGGGGTATGAAGTGTCTTTAAAAGGAACAGTAGTCGGAACGGTATCAGGAACGACATTTAATTTAACTGGACTTTCTGCTTTAACAGCTTATGCAGTAAAAGTAAGAGCGAAAGATGCGGCAGGAAATTATTCGGCATATACCGCTGATGCAACATTCACTACTCCAGATACAGAGGCACCAACAATTCCAACAAACTTGACTGTTTCATCAATCACGATGACTACAGCAACTGCTTCATGGAATGCTTCTACAGATAATATTGGTGTTACGGGGTATGAAGTGTATTTAGATGGAGCTTTAGTAGCTACGGTAAATGGAACGACTTATAATTTTACGGGATTGAATGCTTTTACAAACTACACAGTAAAAGTAAAAGCGAAAGATGGTGCAGGAAACTCATCGGCATTTACAGCAGATGAAACTTTTACCACTCTTGACACTCAAGCACCAACAATTCCAACGAATTTGGCAATTTCATCGATCACTGCGACATCAGCAACAGCTTCTTGGTCTGCATCAACAGATAATGCAGGAGTTACAGGATATGAAGTTTATTTAGATGGAACTTTGGTTACCACTGTAAATGCTACAACTTATAATTTTACAGGTTTAAATGCCACAACGAATTATACAGTAAAAGTAAGAGCTTTAGATGGAGCAGGAAATCAGTCTGGATTTACCGCTGATGAAACCTTTACTACTTTAGCAAATTCTATTAGCTATTGTGCAGCTTCTGGAAACTACCAAAATTATGAGTTTATTGATCTTGTAAAATTAGGAAGTTTAAACAATGTATCAGGGCAGGAAGCAAATGGTTATGGAGACTACACAAATATGAATACCAATTTATATAAAGGAAGTTCTTCAACAATGCAGTTAAGTGCAGGATTTACCTATGGTTCTTATTCTGAAAAATGGCGTGTTTGGATTGACTTAAACCAAAATGGAACTTTTGAGAACAACGAGCGAATGGTTCAAACGAGTACTAATAACGCAGCAATAAAAACCGTAAACTTTACCATTCCTGCATCAGCAATGACAGGAGCCACAAGAATGAGAGTGATTATGAAATATGGTTCGTATCCGCAATCATGTGGAACGTTTACTTGGGGTGAAGTAGAGGATTATACCGTAACCATTCTAGAGGATACACAAGCTCCTACGATTCCTGCAAACTTAGTTGTTTCGAATATAAGTTTTGATCAAGCTGATTTAAGCTGGGATGCCTCAACAGATAATTCGGGAGTAGTATCTTATGAAATTTACGACCATAATCATAATTTATTAGGAACAACAAACAATACTAATTATACTTTAACAGGATTGTCTGCTGTAACAAATTATCAAGTATATGTAATTGCTAAGGATTTGAGTGGAAATAACTCATTAGCTTCAACTCTTGAATCGTTTACGACACTTTCTATTCCTTATTGTGACTCAAAAGGAAATTATCAAAACTATGAATACATTGACTTTGTAGGAATTAAATCAATTTCAAATGCGACAAGTTCTGATAATGGTTATGGAGATTTTACTTCTCAAATTGCTCAAGTAACTAATGGAGAAACGGTAACACTAACTTTAAGTGCAGGATTTGCTTATAGCAATTATTCAGAAAGATGGAGAGTGTGGATTGATTATAACCAAAATGGAACTTTTGAGAACAATGAAAAAGTAGTTCAGGGAGTAACTTATAACGGGAATAATTATTCTTATTCATTTACTGTTCCAAATAACGCATTGGAAGGAAATACCAGAATGCGTGTGGTAATGAAATATGGATCTTATCCAAACCCTTGTGGAAATTATACATGGGGAGAGACTGAAGATTACACAATCAACATTTCTAAGAAAGAAGGATTGGAAGGTAAATATGCTGGTCCTGGTTATGATTTAGGAGAAGAACTTACCGATTCTGAGTTGGATATTAATGTATATCCGAATCCAGCACAGGATCTGTTAAATATAGAGTCTGTAAATGCTCAATCATATAGAATACATGATCTATCAGGTAGAGTAGTAAAACAAGGTGCTTTTGCGAGAAAAATCTCAATTAATGACCTTCCAAACGGAAACTATATATTAATTACTTCTGATGGTCGAGGAGAACAACAAACTCGATTTGTAAAGATGTAA